The Papio anubis isolate 15944 chromosome 10, Panubis1.0, whole genome shotgun sequence genome includes the window cactgggattacaggcctgggaaAGTTCTGTTAATTAAAAAAGCTGAATCAGCTAGCAAGCACCTTttgtctttcctcctctttcctgccTGATACACAGAAGTTTTGGTAAGAGCTGTGCTGCCAATATTATGACAGAGGAGACTAGAACACTGGTAACAAAATGGAACCACCATGCTAGTCcatcttgtttaagccactatttTTCAGATCTGTTAGTTGCTGTGAAATGctattattaatgaaaatagaccagcctgggcaacaccgtgagatcctgtctctacaaaaaagcgtgtttttttttgtttttttttaaagtagctgtGCATGATGGTACACATTTGTGGTTCCAgttactaaggaggctaaggtgggaggatcacttgagaccgggaggttgaggctgcaatgagccatgattgtgctactgcaccacactccagcctggcaagagagcctttcgtctcaaaaagaaaaagaaaaagaaaatagatatacTATGTTAATTTGCATAACAATGTTGAAAAAATTACTggcctcttttataaaaataaggaaaataaggctCAGGGAGATTAtaactttcccaaggccacaggGTTGCTAAGCAGTACACTTAAACTCCAGGTACATTTAGCTCTCACACTCTCAcaccactcttcttttttttcttttctttttctttctttttttttttttgaggcagtcttactctgtcacccaggctggagtgccacggCATGATCGTGGCTTACTATAAtttccgtctcccaggttcaagcaattctcctgcctcagcctcctgagtagctgggctacaggtgtatgccaccacacccgactaattttttaaaaatatttttagtagagatggagtttcgccacattggccaggctggtctcgaactcctgacctcagacaatctgcccaccttggcctcccaaagtgctgggattacaggtgtgagacattgCGCTCTGCGTCACTCTTTTCAATATTAGTTATGCTACTATCACAGCTGAGCATATGCACCTGCGTttaaatgctaaaagaaaaccATAATCAGAATACTCACTTCCCAAATACGGTGTATTTCATGTCCAAATGTGGCTGTTTGCCATAGGTGATGAAGAACTGAGATCCATTGGTGTTCGGGCCATTATTAGCCATAGATACAACACCTCTAACACTGTGCTGAAAAAGACACATCAAAGTATTAACTGTGCTTTTATATAACCATCCCAAATATAGTATTGAAAGAAGACAGGcacacctttgttttcttttttaaaaatattttgagatgggggtctcactatgttgctcaggctggtctctaactcctaggctcaagtgatccgcctgccttagcttccaaagtgttgggattacaggtgtgaatcgcCACTCCAGCCAAGACATTCACTCTTTGCCTTCACAATATTTAAGGGAGCAAGAAAACATTTAACCAACTTTTATTAGGGGTAATCCAAATGTTCCctttctactttttctgtatACTTGAAAACTTGTATGTAAAAGGTTAATATATCAAATCATATTTCtcaattaatttcattttcactttgaaGAAATACAGCCATGGACGCTTTTTGCAACAccaacaaataatataaataatccTTACATTTATATTAAGGAATAGTGTGCTGGAATGAAACGATGAGGTAGGCAACAAAACCAATTTGCCCACAATCTCTTCTCACATATAATGGACTCTTgctagtttctttatctgtaaaacaagggAGGTTGGACTAGTTCAAGGGTCTATTCATAATTCAGATGCTCACAAGGGTCAAGCAGATAAACTGACAATTGGGAAGAATGTAAACATTAAAGAGAGATGAAGTCTGGCAAAATGAATAGGCTATCTCTTAACTAatggcattaaatatatttttttaaactaatgggCCATAGAAAATGCATCTGTGGGCGTTCCACTCATGGGCAGTCAGTTTATAACCCCAGGACTGAACAATCTAAGAAAGGTCTCACCTAGCTCTACTATCATATTTGTTTACCAGAGACTGTGTAGAGAAATTAAAAGGACCTTACTGATAAGAATGAAGATATAACTGTGAACTATGTTACAGGGAGGTGCCTGTAATACACTACAAGTAACTCCACCAATTACTCTAGCTTTAGCTATTCATTGGGTGATGCTAGTAAGTCATAGAGATGcacctatataaaaatattaatgcttgTTTCCCTAAAAGGTGTTTACCActcaaatgtaatatttaatacatatacatgtaatatttaatacatacacatgtaatacttaacacatacacaaaaatatagttaataaaaatataagttaatAAAATAAGCACCCATTAACGTATTTCCCAGCTTTCAGAGTTAAAATTTACCAATTCATTGGATAATGGGagctcaagaaaaaataaaagttaccaaTTAATTACATATATCTATGTGCTCCTCTCCATCTATTACCTCAGCCTCTACAagaggtaaccactattctaatactttttttttcattttttcatttttttttttttagagacagggtctcgctctgtcacccaggttagagtacagtggtgcaatcacagctcactgtagccttgacctcctaggctcaagcaatccttccaccttagcctcctgagtagctgagactacagatgtacaccaccatacctggctaattttttgacttttagtagagacaagggctcaatatgttgcccaggctgatctcaagctcctggcctcaagtggtcctctcacctgggccccctaaagtgctgggattataggagtgaaccactgtgcccagccctaacaCATTACACATGCCTAAACAAcacattctttccttttccttctgaatATAATTACATCCTAACATTTTAGTCTCCTGGGAAATGCTCTCTACAAATAACACTGTTACAGTTCTAAGGTCATACATGTACACATAGCCATAgtttattactgattttttacTGATATTTCACTGATGAATGTACTGCAATTTATCCACAATCTACATGGTGATTTATCTACAAtcaagggacatttgggttgtttctagacttttgctattacaaacactATATCAGAACACTCCTGTACACATCTCTTGGTGCATACTTACAAGTTTCCCTTGAGTAAACATTTGGGAATGGATTCCTGGGTCAGAAGATATGAACAGTCAATACATATCTATAACCTTGGTGTATAAGGTGTATAATACataatggttcttttttttttttttagacagagtcttggtctgtcgcccaggctggagtgcagcagcacgatctcggctcagtgcaagcgttgcctcccgggttcatgccattctcctgcttcagcctcccaagtagctgggactacaggcacccaccaccacacccggctaattttttgtattttttgctagagatggggtttcactgtgttagccaagatggtcttgattcctgacctcgtgatctgcccacctcagcctcccaaagtgctgggattacaggcgagccactgcaccaggcatGTAATGGTCGTTAACTCTGCCTGCAAAAGAATCATCTAGGAACCTTAAAATATAGTCTCAGTCCTAACCAGCCCTACTGACTGTTTATTTTTAGGAGGGCAAGGCTGTGATCtgttatacttttaaaacttCCAGCCAattgcagtggctcattcctggaatcccaacagtttgggaggccaagacatgaggatcatctgagtccaggagtttcagaccagactgggcaacagagcgagacctcgtctctacaaaaaaatcagaaattagctgggcatggtggtgcactcatgtggtccagctacttgagaggctgatgcaggagaaactgcttgagctcaggaggtcaaggctgcagtgaaccgtgatcaggccactgcactcagcttaggcaacagagtgagactcagtctcaaaaacaaacaacaaagtttCACAGGTGATTCTGTCATAGCCAGTCTCTGGTTTTCAACTGGTATATGGAAGCAGTCATTAATGTAGTAATTAATACCTAAAAAATTGTTTAGTTATTCATTCAGGAAAAAGTTGACTTTTCAAAAAGTTTATCACCTCCCAGCCTCAACTCCTGTAACAAAACTAATATATTTCCTTAcaatagaaaagtaaaagaaaccagcttgggcaacatagtgagacaccatctgtacaaaaaatacaaacattagctgggcatggtggcatgcacctgtagtcccagctattctgggggctgaggtgggaagatcatccGAGCCCAGAAaatttaggctgcagtgagccaagactgcatcactacactccagcctgggggacagagtaagaccctgcctctaaaaaaaggttttaaaaaaagcaaaatgaaaagaaattattccTAGTCTCATCATCCAGAGATAAACActgcaatgaattttttttcagaatttttgtgggtacattttaatgtaatgtaaatataataatacaCTTAAGCTGCATATTTTGAttgaatagacttttttttttgagacggggtcttgttctgtgcatgatcttggctcactgcagccttcatctcctgggctcaagcaatccccacacctcagcctcttgagtagctgggactgcaggcacatgccattaCAAcaggctaatatttgtattttttttgtagagatgggggtctcactatgttgcactggctggtttcaaactcttggccccAAATAATCCTCCTtactgggcctctcaaagtgctgggattactgtacCCGGCCCTGATTGAGGATACTTCATCGCTCTTTTTCTAGTCGTAAAGTTGTCATTCTATGGAGATACAAAGTTTGAAAGACCACATAGTAAGTCATCAGCTGAAGGCATCTCTGGGAAgtggaattgatttttaaaactaggcATGcactagttttttattttagacaaaaaaaaaaaaaaaaaaaaaatgactccacAGAGGtttgaaaaacacacaaaaatataacaaagaaaattaaaaatccctAATTTTACCATGGTAAAGACTATTTATATGCACTTCTCTTTAACCTAGTTGTGATCTACCACAGGTATTAAGTCAGATTAATACAGGGATATTCAAACATCTAACAGAAGATGATAAAAGCTGGGTACTGATAATGGGCAACATTGCAACCAGAAGTTTGATAGTCTTTCCTCCCCACTCTCAAAAAAGGCCACTGTTTCATGTcattcaatatgaattttatggTGAGATATTAAGCCTCTTTGGTACACTACTAGTTAAACTCAGGTTAGATTCAAAGATGAACTCAATATCAAGAGCCATGTGGTAGTGGGATTCCATTATACGTCAGGCTAGGACCACCATTTATCAAGTCTCCCCGACATCATTTGTCAAAtgtacaaaaactataaaaaagtcTACTCATTTTGCAATGATGTTAACTTGTATTACTATAACACGTGTATCAAAGTTTCCATGCATAACCAAGGCatgaaaaaacagatttttggtcgggtgtggtggctcacacctgtaatcccagcactttgggaggccaaggcaggcggatcacctgaggtcaggagtttgagaccagtctgaccaacatggtgaaaccccatccctactaaaaatacaaaaaaaattagccaggtgttgtggcatatgcctgtaatcccagctgctcgggaggctgaggcagaagaatcacttgaacccgggaggcagaggttgcagtgagccgagatctcgccactgcactccagcctaggcgacaagagtgaaactccgtctcaaaaaaaaaaaaaaaattttttttcaaaaatattttcaaaaaatagatttttaaagcatTGAGGATTTACCTTAAGATATTCACTGTATTCATCCTCAAACTTCTTGCCCCATATACTGCTGCCGCCTCTTCCAGTTCCTATATTACAAGAGAAGCAAATCGAAAGaagtatttaattaaaattgataACAAGTTCATTTCCCAAAACTTAAGGAATAGAGTTTGACTgcttaaatataaacacaatttGATATGGCCTCTCCTAATTCCCCAAATTTAACTTCACAGACCTGAAGATTAAAACAGacctacaaaaaacaaaacagaataaccCTTCTTGTAAATATTGTTCATACATATATTGTAGCATGAAAAGCTTCACAAATTTGCGTCTTATCCTTGTGCAGGGGCCACGCTAATCTTCTCGGTATTGTTcaaattttagtatatgtgctgccaaagtgagcacAATATTGTTCATATTTTAGGTGTAGGTGCTaataatttctgctttaaaattacaccatggaatactatgcagccgtaaaaaggaatgagataatgtccttcgtagggacatggatgcagctggaagccatcattcttagcaaattaacacgggaacagaaaaccaaacaccgcatgatctcactcataagtgggagttgatcaatgagatcacatggacacaaggaggggaacaacacacagcgGGGCtagtttgggggtggggagcaaggggaaggagagcattaggacgaatagctaatgcatgctgggcttaaaacctagatgacaggctgataggtgcagcaaaccaccatagcacacatatacctatataacaaacctacatgttctgcactTGTAGAACAGAacttattaaacaaaacaaaacaaaaactccacgTTTTTAATTCCTCTTCTTTTACCCAGTTCTTCATACTATACGTTCAGTTCCTTAGATCTTAGTTAATGGAATAACTTACCTGTTGGATCTCCTGTTTGAACCATGAAACCCTTGATATTCCTATGAAATATACATCCATTGTAGTAATTACTGGCACAAAGAGCCAAGAAATTctgaaaagagtaaaaataatgatTGAGAAATGATGCAGCAGAAACCTAGTTAAGACAAAGAACCAATCATATTTACTGAAAACCTGATAGCAGCATATTTAAACTATGACTTTTGGCATTACTTTGGATGTCATTTCCCTGCCTAGAACACTTCAATAGCTTCCTTCTCCTTttggaataaaatacaaaatcttcggccaggcatggtggctcactcctgtaatcccagcactttgggaggccgaggtgggtggattaccaggttagaagatcgagaccatcctggctgcggtgaaaccccgtctctactaaaaatacaaaaaaattagctgggtgtggtggcaggcgcctatagtcccagctactctggaggctgaggcaggagaatggcgtgaacccgggaggcggaggttgcagtgagccgagatcacaccactgcactccagcctgggcgacaaaaacaaaacaaaacaaaacaaaatcatcagCAGGGCCTAACAAGCCCTGCAGTACCTGGCTTATCTCCTCATCACATATACTAAGAACTGCTTTCTTATTGTTTACTACCTAAACCCCATCAGCATTCTGACAATTAATCCAAAAGgggcagcttttctttttttttttttttttttttttttttttttacggggGGTTTCCTCTTttccaggtgggagtgcagtggccagatctcagctcactgcaagctccgcctcccgggttcccgctattctcctgcctcagcctcccgagtagctgggaccacaggcgccgccacctcgcccggctaattttttgtgtttttagtagagacggggtttcgccgtgttagccaggatggtctcgatgtcctgaccttgtgatccgcccatctcggcctcccaaagtgctgggattacaggcttgagccaccgcgcccggcctagggcAGCTTTTCTTACCTGGGGGACTTTATACCTGATATTTCTATAcctggaatgttcttttttttttttttgtacagacaatgtctctctatgttgcccaggttggtcttgaactcccgggctcaaatgatcctcctgcctcagccacccaaaaagttggaattacaggtgtgagccactgtgcctcaccttggaattttttaaaattttatttcacaaccTTTTCTGAATCTGAATAGctggaatattatttttatacctCTTTCCAGAGATGCCCTCATACCTTTGCATTTAGTTTAAGTATTAGTTTATTGGCTACGTCTGCCCTcaccttcttcctttcccattaATCTCTATCttaacacttaatttttttcaaggcaTTATCACCTTTTAGAATTActtaattttaggccaggcacagcagctcacacctgtaatcccagtactctgggaggcgggaagatcacctgagtccaggagttcaagaccagcctgggcaacatagtaagacctcatctctatctttaaaataaataaataaataaaaataatttcttaaaaatataattacttaaTTTTCCTGCCCTGCTTATTTTCACAACTAAAATATTGGCTCCATGAGGGTAAGGAACGTCTGTTGCTCATCACTGTATCTCCAGACTCTGGGGTAAGATAGCCTTTCACAaataatggtttttttgttttgttttgagacagggtcttgctctgtcacgtaggctggagtgtagccatgtgatcagagctcactatagccttgacctcctaggcttaagcaatcctcccaccttggcctcccttgtagctgggataacaggctcataccaccatacctggctaatttttgtattttttttagagatgggggtctcactgtgttgcctaggtaggtctagaacttctgagcttaccttagcctcccgaagtgctgaaattatagatgtgagccaccatgcccagccataaataatcgttgaataaatgaatatatacagGTGActcttcttccttccatccttgTCATTTAAACAGgtgaaacaggccgggcgcggtggctcatgcctgtaaacccagcactttgggcagccaagacgggtggatcacctgagttcaggagtttgagaccagcctgatcaacatggtgaaaccccattgctactaaaaatacaaaattagccgggcatggtggctggcacctatagtcccagctactcaggaggatgaggcaggagaatcccttggacctgggaggcggaggttgcagtgacccgagactgtgccactgcactccagcctgggcaacaagagcagaactctgtctcaaaaataaataaataaataaatatatataaacaaacaggcaaaataaTGTATAGAACaggttaggcatggtggctcacgcctgtaagcccaacgcttcaggaagctgaggtggggaggatggctggagatcaggagttcgagactagcttgggcaacatagtgagacctcatctctataaaaaattaaaaaaaattagcctggcatggtggcacacacctgtagtcctatctacttgggaggccaaggtgggaggattgcttgagaccaggaggttgagactgcaatgagccgtgattgcaccactgcattccagtctgggcgacacagcaagaccctgtctcaaaaaatatatatatatacaacaattctttaatataatattctgccgggcacagaggctcatgcctataatcccagcacttttgggaggctgaggcaggcagattacctgaggtcagaagtttgagaccagtctggtcaacatggtgaaaccccgtctctactaaaaaaatacaaaaatggccaggcgcggtggctcacgcctgtaatcccagcactttgggaggccgaggcaggcgaatggcgtgaacccgggaggcggagcttgcagtgagccgagatcgcgccactgcactccagcctgggcgactaagcgagactctgtctcaaaaaaaaaaaataaaaaaaaataaaaaaataaaaataaaaat containing:
- the PPIL3 gene encoding peptidyl-prolyl cis-trans isomerase-like 3, with amino-acid sequence MSVTLHTDVGDIKIEVFCERTPKTCENFLALCASNYYNGCIFHRNIKGFMVQTGDPTGTGRGGSSIWGKKFEDEYSEYLKHSVRGVVSMANNGPNTNGSQFFITYGKQPHLDMKYTVFGKVIDGLETLDELEKLPVNEKTYRPLNDVHIKDITIHANPFAQ